The window ATTGGTGGGCAGATGGTTCCATCGGGCTTACCACAGGCTGATGGCAAATTTATTTATGAAAAATATGCTCCTATAAACAATCATTTCTCTAAGTTTTTCAAAAATGGTTTGATCCTTCAGAATGGACTTACTGTTAACTCTGGTGGAAGTGATTCTTATGCAATGTTATCCATTAACAGATTAGAGAATGACTTTGTTGTTGAAGGAGATCAGCTAAGACAAAATAGTTTCTTGGTTAAAGCAGGAAAAAAGCTAGATAAGTTAAGAATTGACGGTACGATCAACTATATTAGCAAGATTACTAATCAATCTAGTTCTGATTTATATAGTGATATCCTTCAAATGCCTTCAATGAATGATATTAGAAAATATAGATATTCTGGTGTTCAAGGAGGGCTTTCTGCTTTTACGAAGAATCCATATTATCAGCTTGAACATACAAGACAAAATACGGTTAATGATTATCTATCCGGAATTTTATCTTTACAATATGATTTTAATAAAAATATCAATTTAACATATACTGGAAACTTATATTTAAATAATTCCAGATCTGATAATCATGATGATGGTTTCAAAGCTACTCAGGTTTACACAGGAAGTGGACTTGTTTTAGATGATGGAACATTGCAAGATTATACGGGCAACTCTAACTTTGATTCATACTACATCAACCGTACTGTAAGTACAAGAAGTTACTATGGAGATTTAATGTTAAACTTTAATTATGATCTTACGAATGATATTAATTTGAAGTTAAACATTGGTAATAACATTCAAGATAGTTATAGAACTGCCAGATCAATGGGGGGTACTAATTTGGTAGTTCCAGGATGGTATGATATCAGAAACGTTACTAACCTTATTCAGCCAGGGAACTCAACAGGAGCTTCAGCGTTGGATAACATTCTTTTTGAGAATACTACAACAAGACAGAGAACCATTGCTGGATTTGCGAACTTAGATCTATCATATAAAGATTACTTATTCTTGAACTCTACTTTCAGAATTGAGCAAAGTTCTGTGTTATCTACTTATTATAACGGACAAGTTCATAATAAAACTTATCCTTATTACTCTGTAGGGGTTTCGTTTATTCCTACAAAAGCTTTTGAAGCTCTGAAGGGTAATGATATCATCAATTATATTAAAATTGCACCAGGATATACTAAAGTTGGAAATACATCCGCTATTTTACCTTATGAAACGTCTAACGTAGGTATAGCTCCTTCAGGGTATCCTTTCCCTAATCTTCCTGGCTACGGAGTAGATGCTACACAAACTAATAGAACAATTAAGCCTGAATTTATTTCTACCTATGACTTAAATGTTCAGTTAGGTTTCCTAAATGATCGTATTACATTAGAAGGATCTATTTATCAGTCAGATACTAAAGATTTGATTACTAATGCAAACGTTTCAAATGCTTCTGGAATAAGCAACTTGAAAGACAATTTTGGTAAAACAAGAATGAGAGGGTTTGAAATTGATTTAGGGCTTACTCCGTTTAAATCTCAAAACTTTACTTGGAATGTAAGAGCTTCTTTTGCTAAATCAAGATCTACAGTAATTGACTTACCAAACGGATTAGATGAGGTAGCCCTTGCGGTGCCTTTCCAAACTGTTGGGATTGGAGTCTTTGCAATAAAAGGGTCAGATCTGCAGGTTATTAAAGCAACAACCTTCCAAAGAGATGATCAAGGAAGAATTATTGTAGGAGCTGATGGTGTTCCTTTGCAAAATACTACATTAAGCAGTATGGGAAGAGTAACTCCAGACTATACACTTGGATTTAATACATCTCTTAAGTTTAAAGGGTTTACACTTTCTGCTACAATGGATTACCGTAAGGGAGGTAAATTTGCTTCACTTAGTAAAAGTATCTTGACGTTTGCCGGAGCAAGTGAAGAAACTGCCGGATTTGACAGAAGTAAAGGATATGTGATTCCTAACTCAGTTCAAATGGTAAACGGACAATATGTTCAAAATATTACCCCTGTTGGAGGAACAGCAGATTATGATGGTGTGGCTGGTTATTTCAGTTCACAATCTTTACAAAGATTGGGTGAGCCGATGGTACTAGATGCTACTGCATTTAAAGTAAGAGAAATTGCTTTATCTTATGACGTTCCAAAATCAGTATTATCATCAACTTTTGTAACTGGGATTACTGTAGGTTTATTTGCTAGAAATCCATTCTTTGTATATTCAAAAGAAAATAGAAACTATGCAGATCCTGAAACTTCTTATACTAGTGGGAATGGTGCTGGAATCGCTCTAGCTGAACAGTATCCTTCTCAAAGATCTTTTGGAATTAACTTAAAAGCTACATTCTAAAATTTAAAAAAATTATGAAAAATATAAAAATAACGACAGCGGTTTTATCTTTAACCATGTTATTTGCTTCTGTGTCATGTGATAAATATCTTGACATTAATGAAGATCCTAATAATATTTCAATTGATAAAGTTACTCCGAATGAATTGCTTCCTGTTGGTATCACATCAACATATGCAAAGCAATCTCAAACGTTAAATAGATTTGCGAGTGTTGTAATGAACTCAACTGCGGGGAATTCATTGGTATATGGTGCTCCATTTATTGATGATTATAAACCCAATGTTTCTAATACATTTTATAATGATGTTTGGGATAGTCTTTTCAGAGGAATAGCTAATTTTGAAAAAATTATTACTTTTAATGATCCTGGTAATCAGTATGCTCAGCATAAGGCTATGGCTAAAATTATGAAAGCAAACTATATTCAGGTCTTAACTGACTTGTATGGTGATATGCCTTACTCTGAAGCTTTTAAAGGACAAGATAATTTGACTCCTAAATATGATAAAGGTGAAAACATCTATAAAGCATCTATTGCAGATATAGATGATGCTATTAAGTCATTAGAATCTGGTGTGGGGAATACTCCAAGTAGTGATATTGTTTTTAGAGGAGATACTAATAAATGGATAGCCTTTGGTAATACGTTGAAATTAAGATATCTTTTAAGAATGTCCAATGTAACAGGGGATATGGCTGCTTATAGAGATCAACAATTAACAAAACTTAGTGGAGCAGACTTTATTGATGAAGATGTTTTAGAAAATCCTGGATATTCAGCTGCTAATGATGCGCAGCAGAACCCGTTTACGAATTTCTATGTATATCTTAGTTCTGGAACTAGAGCAGCAAACTATTCTATTAATGTTGCTTCTGAGCATATGGCAATCGTTTTAAATGGTAATTCAGGAGGAGATACTAGGCCAGTATATCAAAAGTTTAATGGAATTGTAGATGGAAGGAGTGCAAGAATGTTTAGTCTTGTAGGAGGAAAAGTTTCTGGTATCAGACAAGGGAACTTACCTGG of the Chryseobacterium viscerum genome contains:
- a CDS encoding SusD/RagB family nutrient-binding outer membrane lipoprotein; the protein is MKNIKITTAVLSLTMLFASVSCDKYLDINEDPNNISIDKVTPNELLPVGITSTYAKQSQTLNRFASVVMNSTAGNSLVYGAPFIDDYKPNVSNTFYNDVWDSLFRGIANFEKIITFNDPGNQYAQHKAMAKIMKANYIQVLTDLYGDMPYSEAFKGQDNLTPKYDKGENIYKASIADIDDAIKSLESGVGNTPSSDIVFRGDTNKWIAFGNTLKLRYLLRMSNVTGDMAAYRDQQLTKLSGADFIDEDVLENPGYSAANDAQQNPFTNFYVYLSSGTRAANYSINVASEHMAIVLNGNSGGDTRPVYQKFNGIVDGRSARMFSLVGGKVSGIRQGNLPGQPGVPAAISRFSYGITIGKDSPKTLPTGAVDTQDYVSKASSKSGCIMSRAESKFLQAEAALRYPGLFSNAAGNFTAAITASYSYFGASGSAAYLAAVQNVAGLGWTGTDANKLEAIMTQKWIALTGVNPEQSFFDYTRTGFPVTPLATIASNPKPNRLIYPLSEYIGNASNVPAISNADVFSKNQYTPFWARN
- a CDS encoding SusC/RagA family TonB-linked outer membrane protein — translated: MKKLTTSVLIVALSSSFFIVSAQQREADTIKTKTIEEVVVTGALGIKKKADAVTNAQQVVGTKELNQASAPNAVQALTGKVSGLQITQTDNSVGASSRIVIRGNKSISGGNEALVVIDNVISSASVLAQLPPEVIENVNVIKGLQGAALYGQQGVNGVIIVTTKKGAKSEKMQFTLTSSIQMTQAFKFPIIQKQYGKGYPHEPAFSGGDVDYNGTTYVPFENMSWGPAYNDPNIGGQMVPSGLPQADGKFIYEKYAPINNHFSKFFKNGLILQNGLTVNSGGSDSYAMLSINRLENDFVVEGDQLRQNSFLVKAGKKLDKLRIDGTINYISKITNQSSSDLYSDILQMPSMNDIRKYRYSGVQGGLSAFTKNPYYQLEHTRQNTVNDYLSGILSLQYDFNKNINLTYTGNLYLNNSRSDNHDDGFKATQVYTGSGLVLDDGTLQDYTGNSNFDSYYINRTVSTRSYYGDLMLNFNYDLTNDINLKLNIGNNIQDSYRTARSMGGTNLVVPGWYDIRNVTNLIQPGNSTGASALDNILFENTTTRQRTIAGFANLDLSYKDYLFLNSTFRIEQSSVLSTYYNGQVHNKTYPYYSVGVSFIPTKAFEALKGNDIINYIKIAPGYTKVGNTSAILPYETSNVGIAPSGYPFPNLPGYGVDATQTNRTIKPEFISTYDLNVQLGFLNDRITLEGSIYQSDTKDLITNANVSNASGISNLKDNFGKTRMRGFEIDLGLTPFKSQNFTWNVRASFAKSRSTVIDLPNGLDEVALAVPFQTVGIGVFAIKGSDLQVIKATTFQRDDQGRIIVGADGVPLQNTTLSSMGRVTPDYTLGFNTSLKFKGFTLSATMDYRKGGKFASLSKSILTFAGASEETAGFDRSKGYVIPNSVQMVNGQYVQNITPVGGTADYDGVAGYFSSQSLQRLGEPMVLDATAFKVREIALSYDVPKSVLSSTFVTGITVGLFARNPFFVYSKENRNYADPETSYTSGNGAGIALAEQYPSQRSFGINLKATF